CTAAATGTTCGCGAACCTTAAACATGGAATTGTTGATGCTGACGAGATGAGCTGCTCTCCCTCGCTAGTATTATCCTTCTCAACGTCCTAAATATCGTACGAAGTAATGCTTGTTTTTAGCACTCTATCTAGCATATCTTGTTCATCTTGAACTCAAAACAAGATCGATTTGCAAAGTGAACTAAACCATTGAAAGTGACATAATGCTTTGTTCTTTAGCTCCGACGTTTCCACGTATGGATAGATGGTTCCCTTGTGTATATAAGATCTCGGTTTACCTTCTTTGCAACATGAATGAATTCAGTACTAGGGTCCCAATGATGTTTTTTTAAAGAAGGTTTGCCTAACGGGATACCAGCTGTATCTCACTCCAACAGAATTGCTAATACAGTACAAACGTTTAGGCCTTGCCGTGCAAGTCAGCAACGTTAGcgttaggggctgtttggctatcgggtgttaaaatttaacacccgtcacatcggatgtttggatgctaattaggagtattaaatatagactaattacaaaattaattgcatagatggagtgtaatttgcgagacgaatctattaagcctaattaatccatgatttgacaatgtggtgctacagtaaccatttgctaatgatggattaattaggcttaatagattcgtctcgcgaattagcacagggttctgcaattagtttataattagctcatgtttagttctcctaattagcatccgaacatccgatgtgacactgttaaagtttagcacctcgtatccaaacacccccttagcgtGCCGCTACTTCCCCCCCTGTCCCTGCCACCATGGCAACGAACCAGAGGATCCAGCAGCTCCAGTACACCAAAGACGACCCGCTTTCTGTGGCTCGGGGCACCGGGCCGACCAAGTCGAAAGGGAGAGGGGGCCTGGGGCCGACCTCCCAaacggaacggaacggaacggGATGGTCAACCCCCGCCCTGGACCGAGGCCGGATAATAAACACAcacctcctcctcggctcctcctctgTTTCTCACCTTCCTCGCCCCGCTCGTCTCCCTCGCTCGCTCTCCGGGTCTCCGTCTCGAGCCTTCCCAGTCTCCAGACCCTCCACACCCACCTCCACCTCccgttcctcttcctctgttgcGCGTTCACCTCTCCTCTCTATTTCTCCAGCCCCCCGCCCCCTCCTCACCGGTTcacctcccttctctctctcggTCTCCCTTCGGCACGTCTTCGGCGGGTCCTTTGCCGGCGGCGAACCCACCAGGTATGCccgccccttcccttcccttcctgctgTGCCAAACGGAGCACCCCAAACCCTACTGTAAGCTGTTTGTGTCCGGATCTGACCCAGTTACAACATGTGTCCGCCTCTGCTTGCAGACCTGCTAGATCTCGCGTCTCTTCTGAGATTTTTGTAACCCGTCGATGTGTTGCTCGATTTGTTCCTTAAAAggcttctcctttttttttatcccACTCCCAACTTTGTCCTTTGATGAATCAGGAAATAAAGGGGTCCCTTTGATCTTTCGGGGAGTGCCTAATTGCTAGCATACGAATGGGTTGGCTGTACGGGGGGCCGACGTTACCTTTCTCGAAATGTTGCAACATGCCACCAGAATATGGTTGATGTGTGATGCGACCCCTCCGATATTAAAATGTTATCGCAGCCTCGCTCCTGAAATTCTGTTGTAATAATAGTGTATACTCTCATAGGTTCACAGACTCCCGTGTGGTGAGCTGTACTTGGAATTGGTCTATAATTCCTAAGATATGTCGCTAGCTCTATTCCATGCTATTATTCGCACGCTTTCTCATCAAGATTCTTTTCTTATCGCAGGAACAAATCGGCGACTGCTTCTGTCTAGACACACCCAAAGGCAGCGATCCCCTTTGGGGTGGCGTGATCTCCACTGTTCCATAAGTGGAGTCACCAGGAAGGCTGTTGGGCACCTTCCCTGTTATATATCGGCAGGGCTAAGCCTAAGGTTCTTGTAGGCCTGACTGCCCTGTTCTAGTTGGCGTAGATGTCGTTTCGCAGCATCGTTCGTGATGTTCGGGACGGTTTTGGTAGCCTGTCAAGGCGGAGCTTTGAGGTGACCATTGCTGGCCTTTCTGGACTCACCGGGCATCACAGGGGGAAATCTCAGAGCACGGTGCATGAGCTCCGTGATACAGATCTCATAATCCAGGAGAGCCGTTGGGCTAATCTCCCTCCTGAGCTCCTCCGGGATGTGATCCGGAGGCTGGAGGCCAGCGAGAGCACCTGGCCAAATCGCAAGAATGTTGTTTCCTGCGCTGCTGTTTGTCGGACGTGGAGGGAGATGTGCCGGGAGATTGTGCTGAGTCCGGAGTTCTGTGGGAAGCTTACCTTCCCAGTCTCTTTAAAGCAGGTAAGCTTTACATTCTCTAATGAAAGAAATCCTTGACCTGATTACCTGAATGTTTGCAGGAATGATATTGGGTAGCTAATTATGGCATTTCCCAATGGTTATTCTTACATCTTTCATAGTATTAATTACATCTGCTAATGCTTGTCTTCACAGCCTGGGCATCGAGATGGAATGATTCAATGTTTTATAAAGCGAGATAAATCAAAGTCTACATATCATCTCTACTTGTGCCTGAGCACTGGTAAGTTGCGCCTTTTTTTGCTTGTATCAATAGATCATTCCTTTATTATTTTAGCATTGCCTCACAAAAACATTTTGGCAAACGTCTGCTATCATCCAGTCTCCATTCTGGTACTTTGTTCTGCTTGCATGTTTCCAACATTTATGCCAAATATTTCCACCTTTTGGTTATGCAACTTCAGCTACATTTTATTTCATCTGTTTGAAAAGTTGGCACATTGTTGAcgctttttttgtgtgtgtttttgGGGATCAGCTGTACTTACGGAGAACGGCAAGTTCCTCTTATCAGCTAAAAGGAACCGCAAGACAACATGCACGGAGTATGTTATCTCGATGGATGCCGACAACATCTCAAGGTCAAGCAGCACATATATTGGAAAGCTGAGGTAATTGAAATGCATGTGGATGGCAAACCTTCTGTTTCTCCGGTTTATTTGATTGTGTAAGCTAATTGAGGTGTTTCTTGTCATTTCCAGGTCCAACTTCCTAGGCACAAAATTTATGATCTATGACACACAGCCCCCTTATAATGGGGCTGTTGTCCCTCACGCTGGGCGAACCAGCCGGAGATTCAACTCCAAGAAAGTCTCCCCTAAGGTGCCAACTGGTAGCTACAACATAGCTCAGGTGACATACGAGCTAAATGTTCTCGGTACGAGGGGCCCTAGGCGGATGCACTGTGTCATGCACTCCATACCTGCCTCCGCGGTTGAGCCTGGCGGCATAGTCCCTGGACAGCCTGAGCAGATTCTGCCTCGAGCATTAGAGGAGTCCTTTCGCAGCACTACCTCCTTCTCCAAGTCATCCATCATGGACCGGTCCATGGATTTCAGTAGCTCCCGCGACTTCGGCAGTGTCCGTGACTTCAGCAGCGCCCGCTTTTCTGACATTGCCAGAGGCGCCATGGTTGGCGACGAAGAGGAACAAAATAAGGAGAGGCCTCTTGTGCTTCGCAACAAGGCCCCCAGATGGCATGAACAGCTGCAATGCTGGTGCCTCAACTTCCGCGGCCGAGTAACCATCGCGTCGGTGAAGAATTTCCAGCTGATTGCTACATCAAGCCAGCCCCCAGCCACTGGGGCTCCAACCGTGTCGCAGCCTGCTCCATCGGACCAGGACAAGGTCATCCTGCAGTTTGGCAAGGTGGCGAAAGATATGTTCACGGTGGACTACCGCTACCCGCTTTCCGCCTTCCAGGCTTTTGCGATCTGTTTGAGTAGCTTCGACACCAAATTAGCCTGTGAGTAGATAGACACCCAGGATTTGATGGAAGTGGAGCTGGAAATGCACAAAAGAAGAGGTGCATTTGGCCCTAGGATTCTAGCTTTTGATGCTTTTGCATTTTGTTGTATTCTCTCATGGTTGTATTGTGTTCTGCTTCATGTTGTAGCCTGGAACCAGACTTCTTAGTATGCGTGTTTCAGCTGCCGGCACCATGGTTGGTGCCATTCGTCTGATGTGCATGAGATTCCACCCTTAACGTGAAAGGTTCCCTTGATGAATTATTTTCAAGCTTTGCGTGGATTCCGCGACAGGTTGAAGCACAAAAAAGAAGATAACACCTTATTTTTCAAATCTGTTGTGCACAGATGCTTGCATTATTATACAATGTGAGCATCACGCTTGCATCCCGTTGTGACGGGCTTGTCTCGCTCGATGGAGCCTTCCTACCTCTTTTTTACCCTTTCAATACGGTTGGTCAGTCACCAGCCATCATGTACCATCATGGCATGATTCCGCGGATGCACCCTTTGTTCGGCGCGTCGAGTGCAGTGGTTGTGCCCCTGATAAGA
This sequence is a window from Setaria italica strain Yugu1 chromosome III, Setaria_italica_v2.0, whole genome shotgun sequence. Protein-coding genes within it:
- the LOC101757658 gene encoding tubby-like F-box protein 8, producing the protein MSFRSIVRDVRDGFGSLSRRSFEVTIAGLSGLTGHHRGKSQSTVHELRDTDLIIQESRWANLPPELLRDVIRRLEASESTWPNRKNVVSCAAVCRTWREMCREIVLSPEFCGKLTFPVSLKQPGHRDGMIQCFIKRDKSKSTYHLYLCLSTAVLTENGKFLLSAKRNRKTTCTEYVISMDADNISRSSSTYIGKLRSNFLGTKFMIYDTQPPYNGAVVPHAGRTSRRFNSKKVSPKVPTGSYNIAQVTYELNVLGTRGPRRMHCVMHSIPASAVEPGGIVPGQPEQILPRALEESFRSTTSFSKSSIMDRSMDFSSSRDFGSVRDFSSARFSDIARGAMVGDEEEQNKERPLVLRNKAPRWHEQLQCWCLNFRGRVTIASVKNFQLIATSSQPPATGAPTVSQPAPSDQDKVILQFGKVAKDMFTVDYRYPLSAFQAFAICLSSFDTKLACE